A genomic stretch from Gopherus evgoodei ecotype Sinaloan lineage unplaced genomic scaffold, rGopEvg1_v1.p scaffold_95_arrow_ctg1, whole genome shotgun sequence includes:
- the LOC115644200 gene encoding claw keratin-like encodes MTVSSLWYPECGVARPSPVTGSSNEPCVRQCPDSEVVIRPSPVVVTLPGPIVSNFPQQSEVAAVGAPVVGAGLGGSFGWGGLRGHGGLYGGLYGLGRLGGYSGHYGYGGLLGHGGYCGYPGLYGYGGLLGYGGHCGYPGLYGSGGLWGYGGYGRRSLGGYCGPC; translated from the coding sequence ATGACTGTCTCCAGCCTGTGGTATCCAGAATGCGGGGTGGCCCGGCCTAGTCCAGTTACTGGCAGCTCCAACGAGCCATGCGttaggcagtgccctgactctGAAGTGGTGATCAGACCCTCACCTGTTGTTGTGACCCTCCCTGGACCAATTGTCAGCAATTTCCCTCAGCAGAGTGAAGTAGCAGCCGTAGGAGCACCTGTGGTGGGAGCCGGTTTGGGGGGCTCATTTGGTTGGGGGGGATTGCGTGGCCATGGAGGCCTTTACGGAGGGTTGTATGGTTTAGGGAGGTTAGGTGGTTATAGTGGCCATTATGGTTATGGGGGATTATTGGGCCATGGGGGATACTGTGGTTACCCAGGTCTTTACGGTTATGGGGGATTATTGGGTTATGGGGGACACTGCGGTTACCCGGGCCTTTATGGTTCCGGGGGATTATGGGGGTACGGGGGATATGGCCGTAGGTCTCTTGGTGGATATTGTGGGCCATGTTAA